CCCCACCGCATCACGCGCGGAAGACACCCCACCCAGTCCGATGATCGGAGTGTGCGGCAGCGCCCGCGAGACGCGCCAGGTCGCCAGGAGGCCCAGCGGCAGGAGCGCCGGCCCACTGACGCCACCGGTACCAAATCCGATTTTCGGGCGACGGCGTTCCGGGTCGATGACCAGACCCGGCATCGTATTCACCAAAGTGAGTCCGTCGGCACCGGCATCCACCGCGATGCGTGCCGCCTCGACGATCCCGGCACCCAGCGTCGGGGAGAGCTTGACGAAGAGTGGTCGGTGCGTGCTCGCGCGGGTTGCCCGGACGAGTTGGCCAAGCGCTTCGGGATCGGCACCAAATTCCAGTCCTCCGGAGCGCACATTGGGGCAGCTGACGTTCAGCTCGAACGCATCCACACCCGGCGTTGCATCCAGCCCGCCAACCACGGTAACGAAATCGTCGATGCTGTTGCCCACCACATTGACCAGCACACGCAGCCCCTCGTCGCGCCGTGCCAGCCAGGGCATCGCCTCACGACGAACCACGTCGAGGCCGGGATTGGCCAAACCGATCGCGTTGATCATGCCGCCGGCAAACTCGCTGACGCGCAACGGAGGCGCGCCGTGCCGAGGGGCGACGCTCACCGCTTTGGTCGCCAATCCACCCAGCGCCGTGAGATCCAGCACGTCGTCGACTTCCCGTCCATACCCGGCGGTCCCGGCCGCCAGGATAACGGGATTTCGGAAATCGAGTCCGGCAACGTGCATCGAGATCCCGCCGCTGGTCCCGCTCATCGTCGCCATCAATCTCGGTTGGTCGAGGGAACAGTGGGCTTGGGCGGCGTTCGCAACTTGCGTACGCTGTCCGACCAGGTGCGCAGGGCTTCCGTCCACCGAAGTTGCAGCAGATCGGGCGTCAGGGCAAAGTCCGCACGACCGGCCGGATCCGCACCGCTCAACCAGGCGGCCACTGACGACCCGGCGAAGTCGCGACGAATGCGCGCGCCCCACACACTCGCGCTGTCGGGCGTGAGCAAGCCCGCTGCATACAGCGCATGCGGCGCGAGTGGTGCCTGCGGTGCTTCCCGCACCACCCGCAGGAACATCGCGCGCGC
This genomic window from Gemmatimonadaceae bacterium contains:
- a CDS encoding dihydroorotate dehydrogenase — translated: MSGTSGGISMHVAGLDFRNPVILAAGTAGYGREVDDVLDLTALGGLATKAVSVAPRHGAPPLRVSEFAGGMINAIGLANPGLDVVRREAMPWLARRDEGLRVLVNVVGNSIDDFVTVVGGLDATPGVDAFELNVSCPNVRSGGLEFGADPEALGQLVRATRASTHRPLFVKLSPTLGAGIVEAARIAVDAGADGLTLVNTMPGLVIDPERRRPKIGFGTGGVSGPALLPLGLLATWRVSRALPHTPIIGLGGVSSARDAVGYLLAGASLVGVGTAALRDPRAPERIARGVARWALEHRVTDLRSLIGTLEWPT